Proteins encoded within one genomic window of Halobacteroides halobius DSM 5150:
- a CDS encoding FlgO family outer membrane protein, producing the protein MVNKKLVFLVSLLLLISIGPVINASDSQVVEVEGMASVTAGNLVQVKEQAINNALRRAVEQVAGTFISATTKVRNAKLIKDEILKNSQGYVTGYKVLHKELSGSLYQVRLRVKVGVKDLSADVEALKMNIKRIGNPRIMILISQLKEGYYLNLSSSIVETELMDQFVSSGYQVIDRYMINKIITREQRRSILQGDFQLATKLGSKLNADFIVVGDARASYVDLDDMFSDSVASSLKSYNAQINARVINTATAQVIAAVNSNGQGAGINKESAAKKALVTASSNLADNLIEKISKDLIQGEKTIKIRIAGVKSLSQLNQLRNALPTLSGVKDSYFRDYGSGLATFDLDLETTAKILNLAIELKERVNFAFKIRSMSATKLVIKIK; encoded by the coding sequence ATGGTAAATAAAAAATTAGTATTTCTAGTCAGCTTATTATTATTGATAAGTATAGGACCAGTAATTAATGCTAGTGATAGTCAAGTGGTAGAGGTAGAAGGAATGGCATCTGTTACTGCTGGCAACTTAGTTCAAGTTAAAGAGCAGGCTATAAATAACGCTCTAAGAAGAGCAGTAGAACAGGTGGCAGGAACTTTTATTAGTGCTACTACTAAAGTTCGGAATGCTAAATTAATTAAAGATGAAATTTTAAAGAATAGTCAAGGTTATGTAACAGGTTATAAAGTTTTGCATAAGGAACTTAGTGGTAGTTTATATCAAGTTAGACTAAGAGTAAAGGTAGGGGTTAAGGATTTAAGTGCAGATGTAGAAGCCCTTAAGATGAATATTAAACGTATTGGTAATCCTAGGATAATGATCTTAATTTCCCAACTAAAAGAAGGATATTATCTTAATTTATCTTCCTCAATTGTAGAAACTGAATTAATGGATCAATTTGTTAGTTCAGGTTATCAAGTAATAGATAGGTATATGATTAATAAAATTATTACTAGAGAACAACGCCGATCAATTTTGCAGGGTGATTTTCAATTAGCTACGAAATTAGGGTCTAAATTAAATGCTGATTTTATTGTAGTAGGGGATGCAAGAGCTAGTTATGTTGACTTAGATGATATGTTTAGTGATAGTGTTGCATCTAGTTTAAAAAGTTATAATGCTCAAATAAATGCTAGAGTAATCAATACTGCTACTGCCCAAGTAATTGCAGCAGTAAATAGTAATGGTCAAGGGGCTGGGATTAATAAGGAGAGTGCTGCTAAGAAAGCATTAGTAACAGCTAGTAGTAATTTAGCAGATAATCTTATTGAAAAAATAAGTAAGGATTTAATCCAAGGGGAGAAGACAATTAAGATAAGGATTGCAGGGGTTAAATCTTTAAGTCAATTAAATCAATTAAGAAATGCCCTACCTACTTTATCTGGAGTTAAAGATTCTTATTTTAGAGATTATGGAAGTGGTTTAGCAACTTTTGATCTTGATTTGGAGACTACTGCTAAGATTTTAAATTTGGCTATTGAGTTAAAAGAAAGAGTTAACTTTGCTTTTAAAATTAGGAGTATGTCAGCCACAAAGTTAGTCATAAAGATCAAATAA
- a CDS encoding LPP20 family lipoprotein yields the protein MLRKLTVYVVAALLIVSMILGVGTKASAANNFLSNQEQKNKIDWEQSVVKATGYGIAPDYINNDAQAKIMAREAAITLAQRHLLETIKGVQVNATQTVKNAQIQSDIVKKRLSGMIKGAKIIQEESPAQGVYKVVMEVKFYGQNGIVKAIFPKLKEEIKQAKQSRQFSLNPSNDPGGNNSTTSVAQDYTGIIINTIGLDVEPALVPKIYSASGNIIYGMSIVNSNGVVTKGIVKYSRSLAGAKVNPRAGNNPLIINAKQIKGSYKTDIVLSNKQANRVKQVGRTNNIFANCKVIIVLN from the coding sequence ATGTTAAGGAAGCTAACCGTTTATGTTGTAGCAGCTTTATTAATAGTAAGTATGATTTTAGGTGTAGGAACTAAAGCTAGTGCGGCAAATAATTTTTTGAGTAACCAAGAACAAAAAAATAAAATTGATTGGGAGCAATCAGTAGTTAAAGCCACTGGTTATGGTATAGCTCCTGACTATATCAATAATGATGCCCAAGCTAAAATAATGGCTAGAGAAGCTGCTATTACCTTGGCCCAACGACATTTATTAGAAACTATTAAAGGAGTTCAAGTTAATGCTACTCAAACAGTTAAGAATGCTCAAATTCAATCTGATATAGTTAAGAAGAGACTATCTGGTATGATTAAAGGGGCCAAGATTATACAGGAAGAGAGTCCAGCCCAGGGAGTCTATAAGGTAGTAATGGAGGTTAAATTTTATGGTCAAAATGGTATTGTGAAGGCCATTTTTCCTAAGCTAAAAGAAGAAATTAAGCAAGCTAAACAGAGTCGGCAATTTAGTCTTAATCCGTCTAATGATCCAGGAGGTAATAATTCAACTACTAGTGTAGCCCAGGATTATACAGGGATTATTATTAATACTATAGGCTTAGATGTTGAGCCTGCCTTAGTTCCTAAGATCTATAGTGCTAGTGGAAATATAATTTATGGGATGAGTATTGTTAATTCAAATGGAGTAGTTACTAAGGGGATTGTAAAATACAGTAGAAGTTTAGCCGGGGCCAAGGTTAACCCAAGAGCAGGAAATAATCCACTGATTATTAATGCTAAGCAAATAAAAGGTAGCTATAAAACAGATATAGTGCTATCTAATAAACAAGCTAATCGGGTTAAGCAAGTAGGAAGAACTAATAATATCTTTGCTAATTGTAAAGTAATTATTGTTTTAAATTAA
- a CDS encoding CsgG/HfaB family protein — MLKGSSKLISTLLVFFMLVTFIGSGYVEAKGRATDNQVLKNIGLGGLVVLGVWGIINWVNDYQQQQYTYYLERGQMYFQAGDYGLAIDNLKEASEIRSTIKTEKLLYKAKNNYQQKHYQLGSKYLSEEKWQLAYQEFKQVKRFGDYLDTTYKYQRAYQKLRKLKLKRIAIIQFEDNSYNYELGNKATSLFTAQLLSKDPKFIEVIEREQLNQIIKEQRLGATGLLSPASSQEIGNILGVDYLVVGEVISGQVSENKVSQYVEVYYSDSKKRRYEIQKSAYVHLYFKLLDVSNAAVVLSKKVEKKVNYSTSYYEGESVIIPSDEELIDEALLKAVDVFAQEVYNRYQL, encoded by the coding sequence ATGTTAAAGGGGAGTAGTAAATTAATTTCGACTTTATTAGTATTCTTTATGTTAGTCACATTTATCGGAAGTGGTTATGTAGAAGCTAAAGGCAGAGCCACTGATAACCAAGTTTTAAAGAATATAGGTCTTGGTGGATTAGTAGTATTAGGAGTTTGGGGGATTATTAATTGGGTGAATGATTATCAGCAACAACAATATACTTATTATTTAGAGCGCGGTCAGATGTATTTTCAAGCGGGAGATTATGGATTAGCTATTGATAATTTAAAAGAAGCTTCTGAGATAAGAAGTACTATAAAAACAGAAAAATTATTATATAAAGCTAAGAATAACTACCAACAGAAGCATTATCAATTAGGAAGTAAGTATTTAAGCGAAGAAAAGTGGCAATTAGCCTACCAAGAATTTAAACAAGTAAAACGCTTTGGAGATTATCTAGATACTACCTATAAATACCAGCGAGCCTATCAAAAATTACGCAAGTTAAAATTAAAGCGCATAGCAATCATACAATTTGAGGATAATTCATATAATTATGAGTTAGGAAATAAAGCTACTAGCCTATTTACTGCTCAATTATTAAGTAAGGATCCTAAGTTTATTGAAGTAATTGAACGTGAACAATTAAATCAAATAATTAAAGAACAAAGATTAGGTGCTACTGGTTTATTAAGTCCTGCTAGCTCACAAGAGATAGGCAATATTTTAGGGGTTGACTATCTAGTAGTAGGGGAAGTGATTAGTGGACAGGTATCAGAAAATAAAGTAAGTCAGTATGTTGAAGTTTATTATTCAGACTCTAAGAAGAGAAGGTATGAAATACAAAAGTCAGCTTATGTCCACCTTTATTTTAAATTATTAGATGTAAGCAATGCTGCAGTAGTTTTAAGTAAAAAAGTTGAGAAGAAAGTAAATTATAGTACTAGTTATTATGAAGGTGAATCTGTTATTATTCCTTCAGATGAAGAGTTAATTGATGAGGCTTTGCTTAAAGCTGTTGATGTGTTTGCTCAAGAAGTTTATAATCGTTATCAGCTTTAA